The Methanocella arvoryzae MRE50 genome includes a region encoding these proteins:
- a CDS encoding 4Fe-4S binding protein: protein MAGKDRIFRVKRYGTAGKLMYSLAAVGLRLSRVPVIGKFFDIVASRHRLKVVTVPVEAKFSRNPAVLHIDAAKALVEASSYIVRTDCMCRESQQCTEYPIDIGCLFLGEGARKMGRHNKVRPVTREEALAHLERAREAGLITNVIWSSLELAAMGADPAHTVELCSCCPCCCLAFKTRNASVAFLDGIAGFGVSRITSVDDCTRCTNCVGVCPFKAIRLDDIVEGPVIDERRCKGCGRCEVVCRPGVIKIVPFEPAKSATPLPGTMYLEEFLQKVR, encoded by the coding sequence ATGGCAGGCAAGGACCGGATATTCCGGGTGAAAAGATATGGCACGGCAGGCAAGCTCATGTATTCGCTGGCTGCCGTAGGCCTGCGGCTATCCCGTGTCCCTGTCATTGGCAAGTTCTTTGATATTGTAGCTTCCCGGCACAGGCTCAAGGTCGTCACTGTGCCCGTGGAAGCAAAGTTCAGCCGCAACCCGGCAGTACTCCACATTGACGCTGCTAAGGCGCTGGTCGAAGCCTCTTCCTACATCGTCCGCACCGACTGCATGTGTCGGGAAAGCCAGCAGTGTACTGAGTACCCGATCGATATCGGCTGCTTATTTCTGGGCGAGGGCGCCCGAAAGATGGGCCGGCATAATAAGGTGCGCCCGGTGACCCGGGAAGAAGCGCTCGCCCATCTCGAAAGGGCGCGCGAGGCAGGCCTTATCACAAACGTGATCTGGTCCTCGCTGGAACTGGCCGCCATGGGCGCAGACCCCGCACACACTGTCGAGCTTTGCTCGTGCTGTCCATGTTGTTGTCTCGCCTTCAAGACCAGGAATGCATCTGTGGCGTTCCTCGACGGGATTGCAGGCTTCGGAGTGTCCCGCATCACCAGCGTGGACGACTGTACCCGGTGCACAAATTGTGTGGGCGTATGTCCCTTCAAAGCCATCCGGCTGGACGACATCGTCGAGGGCCCGGTCATCGACGAGAGGCGGTGCAAAGGCTGTGGCCGTTGCGAGGTCGTATGCCGGCCCGGAGTCATCAAAATCGTGCCCTTCGAGCCTGCTAAGAGCGCAACCCCTCTACCAGGCACAATGTACCTGGAAGAGTTCCTCCAGAAGGTCCGGTAG
- a CDS encoding winged helix-turn-helix domain-containing protein, whose translation MTRSKSPPPSKAAERLMEYLDIIKMAQDQRGKALWYDIYRRAGNQYQTDSMIQYLQDNGLIGGNKEEGYHMTEKGHTWHDILKKHRDLVGVLTRELSGDRRKEW comes from the coding sequence ATGACCCGGAGCAAATCGCCTCCGCCCTCAAAGGCTGCGGAGAGACTCATGGAGTACCTTGACATTATCAAAATGGCGCAGGATCAGCGTGGCAAGGCGCTCTGGTACGATATATACCGCAGGGCAGGCAATCAGTATCAGACAGATAGCATGATCCAGTACCTGCAGGATAATGGTCTCATAGGCGGCAACAAGGAGGAAGGCTACCATATGACTGAAAAAGGCCATACCTGGCACGACATCCTGAAGAAACACCGGGATCTTGTGGGAGTGCTAACGCGAGAGCTTAGCGGAGATCGTAGAAAAGAATGGTGA
- the tsaA gene encoding tRNA (N6-threonylcarbamoyladenosine(37)-N6)-methyltransferase TrmO, with protein MDRMTLTPIGYINNDAGQDTHSDEFRHMRSEIVIDEEYADGLMDIEQNELITVIFYFDRSTGYRLRLHPRGDESRPITGVFNTRSQFRPNPIGVTVVKLIERKGNTLAVEGLDALDGTPVLDIKPFVRTFDEGVIVDDPRQDRALRAH; from the coding sequence ATGGACCGGATGACGCTTACCCCCATTGGCTACATAAATAATGACGCGGGACAGGATACTCATTCCGATGAATTCCGGCACATGCGCTCCGAGATCGTGATCGATGAGGAATATGCCGACGGCCTCATGGACATAGAGCAGAACGAGCTGATCACCGTGATCTTCTACTTCGACCGCTCAACAGGATACCGGCTCAGGCTTCACCCCCGTGGCGACGAGTCTCGCCCTATCACCGGCGTTTTCAACACCCGGAGCCAGTTCCGGCCGAACCCGATCGGCGTCACGGTAGTAAAGCTTATCGAGCGGAAAGGCAATACTCTGGCCGTCGAGGGGCTGGACGCGCTTGACGGCACCCCGGTGCTGGACATTAAGCCGTTCGTGAGAACTTTCGACGAGGGTGTGATTGTTGATGATCCCCGGCAAGACAGAGCTCTCAGGGCTCATTAG
- a CDS encoding deoxyuridine 5'-triphosphate nucleotidohydrolase: MMIPGKTELSGLIRKGLIEGAIDADAQTQVNGLELTVEHIEAFDGPGRIGFDNADRKLPVYQRLEWDSDGWLFLPKGCYKIVFNEIVSIPKDMCAIARPRSSLLRMGATVETAIWDAGYRGRSEALLVVHNEQGLFLKKDTRAIQLIFMHLSSEQEGYSGRYMNENIKK; the protein is encoded by the coding sequence TTGATGATCCCCGGCAAGACAGAGCTCTCAGGGCTCATTAGAAAGGGACTGATTGAGGGCGCCATAGATGCTGATGCCCAGACACAGGTGAATGGTCTGGAGCTGACAGTAGAACATATAGAAGCCTTCGACGGCCCCGGGCGTATCGGGTTCGACAACGCCGACCGAAAGCTGCCCGTATACCAGCGGCTCGAATGGGATTCGGACGGCTGGCTCTTCCTGCCGAAGGGCTGCTATAAAATCGTGTTCAACGAGATCGTCAGCATTCCTAAGGATATGTGCGCCATTGCCCGGCCCAGGTCAAGTTTGCTCCGCATGGGCGCCACCGTGGAGACGGCCATCTGGGACGCCGGCTACCGGGGCAGAAGCGAGGCGCTCCTGGTCGTTCACAACGAGCAGGGCCTCTTCTTGAAAAAGGATACCAGGGCCATCCAACTCATCTTCATGCATCTCAGTTCAGAGCAGGAAGGGTATAGCGGGCGGTATATGAACGAGAATATTAAAAAGTAG
- a CDS encoding peroxiredoxin family protein, translated as MYQMRKAVDVNSNAPEFAARDVRGTEFNIATFRGRNNLVIFFYRNSRCQTCREELKNLADYYGYISQQDGEVVAISTDNLDEAKNLAVDLKLPFRVISDPEHRIADLYGVFDTTTDTAYPALFLIDKNGVVRYRKIIEGLNDLVPGSDVANRLRDMGPGMGSHGGFNPRPSP; from the coding sequence ATGTACCAGATGCGCAAAGCCGTGGATGTGAACAGCAACGCCCCTGAATTCGCCGCGAGAGACGTCCGAGGCACTGAGTTCAACATCGCTACCTTTAGAGGCCGAAACAACCTTGTCATCTTTTTCTACCGCAACAGCCGGTGCCAGACCTGCCGGGAAGAGCTGAAAAACCTGGCCGACTACTATGGCTACATCTCTCAGCAGGACGGGGAAGTAGTCGCCATCAGCACCGACAACCTCGACGAGGCGAAGAACCTGGCCGTAGACTTAAAACTGCCCTTCCGGGTGATCAGCGACCCGGAGCACAGGATCGCTGACCTTTACGGCGTCTTCGACACGACGACCGATACTGCTTATCCCGCCCTATTCCTGATTGATAAAAACGGCGTAGTACGCTACCGCAAGATCATCGAAGGGCTCAACGACCTGGTCCCCGGCAGCGACGTCGCCAACAGGCTCCGCGACATGGGGCCAGGCATGGGCTCACACGGCGGGTTTAACCCGAGGCCGTCGCCATAG
- a CDS encoding glycosyltransferase, which produces MKNKLAFVLVLLMLLALGVLAGSLVYSTILLASVVNWVLVREWIPLASYTLLGIVVVITIYFAARFVEQSRMYRLPEASVRNPLPMTIIIPTLNEERTIGQCVESIMKANYPHDRLEVIIAPEVRPRCRDSTPEIAAALSRKYPCVKVVPNEGPHAGSKAGSINNSLTHATGQIIAIYDADHTIDKDALIRASAEFIMDPKLDCIGGKVMARNMDYNLFTTITGNESTVLNNFSRFISDFLTGNHSIYGSNVFLRKTVFDRIGGFDESSLTEDCDLGMKLIRKNCHMRIDYTIKSYEQPALGPRDWWHQRVRWTRGSMGVLRKHLKQSAKERINLKTLNTILLYSLSTGGLLFSVILMGFLGFMLYVNVVPPIILIALVLPLAILFAAESILQLEEGRGSISDILLSIFVRPWIIFAYSLVGVYSVVLEVLDAERDWEENKRI; this is translated from the coding sequence ATGAAAAACAAGCTCGCCTTTGTGCTTGTCCTCCTGATGCTGCTGGCTTTGGGAGTCCTCGCCGGCAGTCTCGTCTACTCGACCATCCTTCTCGCCTCGGTGGTCAACTGGGTGCTGGTCAGAGAATGGATACCCCTGGCGTCGTACACACTGCTGGGTATCGTGGTGGTTATCACCATCTATTTTGCCGCCCGCTTTGTCGAGCAGAGCCGCATGTACCGCCTGCCGGAAGCCAGCGTGCGGAACCCGCTGCCGATGACGATCATCATCCCCACCCTGAACGAGGAGCGCACCATCGGGCAGTGCGTCGAAAGCATCATGAAGGCGAACTACCCCCACGACAGGCTGGAAGTGATCATCGCCCCTGAGGTCCGCCCGAGGTGCAGGGACTCGACACCGGAGATCGCTGCGGCGCTCTCCCGGAAGTACCCGTGTGTCAAGGTCGTTCCTAACGAAGGGCCCCACGCCGGCTCTAAGGCAGGATCGATCAATAACAGCCTCACCCATGCGACCGGCCAGATCATCGCCATCTACGATGCGGATCACACCATAGATAAGGACGCGCTGATCCGGGCTTCGGCCGAATTCATCATGGACCCGAAGCTGGACTGCATCGGCGGAAAGGTCATGGCCAGGAACATGGACTACAACCTCTTTACCACGATAACCGGCAACGAATCGACGGTCCTCAACAATTTCTCGAGGTTCATCTCCGACTTCCTGACAGGTAACCACTCCATCTATGGGTCGAACGTTTTCCTCCGGAAAACCGTGTTCGACCGCATCGGCGGCTTCGACGAGTCCAGCCTGACCGAGGACTGCGACCTGGGCATGAAGCTGATCAGGAAAAACTGCCACATGCGCATCGACTACACGATCAAAAGCTACGAGCAGCCGGCGCTTGGCCCACGGGACTGGTGGCACCAGCGCGTGCGGTGGACCCGGGGCAGCATGGGCGTCCTGCGCAAGCACCTCAAGCAGTCTGCAAAGGAGCGCATCAACCTGAAAACGCTCAACACGATCCTGCTGTACTCCCTGAGCACCGGAGGGCTGCTGTTCAGCGTCATCCTGATGGGCTTCCTGGGGTTCATGCTCTACGTCAACGTCGTGCCCCCCATAATCCTGATCGCGCTTGTATTACCGCTGGCCATCCTGTTCGCTGCCGAGTCCATCCTCCAGCTCGAAGAGGGGAGGGGAAGCATCTCCGACATCCTGCTCTCTATCTTCGTCCGGCCATGGATCATCTTCGCCTACTCCCTCGTAGGCGTATACTCAGTCGTGCTCGAAGTGCTTGACGCCGAGCGCGACTGGGAGGAAAACAAGCGTATTTGA
- a CDS encoding DNA integrity scanning protein DisA nucleotide-binding domain protein codes for MAAEAVTIDEREVQEEKVMDVILGVAKGISKSGEGGLIVIADRADIDGLFETHYPQFTTAYPVTEKGMNVVLEKLATIDGSVLITPRGELVAFGARLLRSTTLPGFGTRHAAASGITESLPNSTAILISEESSWIKVFQKGTIVLEMDSSEVNPNVMEKVAAFLTRGDTALLAAAFLSIVVLPVTPQSIVYIGGAYLIVKSTFETLSSLLKGIDSA; via the coding sequence TTGGCAGCAGAAGCAGTGACTATCGACGAGCGTGAGGTCCAGGAAGAAAAAGTGATGGACGTAATCCTGGGCGTCGCTAAGGGCATCTCCAAGAGCGGAGAGGGCGGCCTGATCGTGATAGCCGACCGTGCTGACATAGACGGCCTTTTCGAAACCCACTACCCGCAGTTTACCACCGCTTATCCTGTGACCGAGAAGGGCATGAATGTGGTCCTGGAGAAGCTGGCGACCATCGACGGCTCTGTTTTGATTACCCCGAGAGGAGAGCTCGTGGCCTTCGGCGCCCGTTTGCTACGCTCGACCACCCTGCCGGGCTTCGGCACCAGACACGCCGCCGCCAGCGGCATCACCGAAAGCCTGCCAAACTCCACGGCCATCCTGATCTCGGAGGAGTCCAGCTGGATCAAAGTATTCCAGAAAGGCACCATCGTGCTGGAGATGGACTCGTCCGAAGTCAACCCCAACGTAATGGAGAAAGTGGCCGCCTTCCTCACCAGAGGCGACACCGCCCTGCTGGCCGCAGCCTTCCTTTCCATCGTAGTGCTGCCCGTGACCCCGCAGAGCATAGTCTACATCGGCGGCGCATACCTCATCGTGAAGTCTACTTTTGAGACCTTATCGTCGCTGCTCAAGGGCATCGACAGCGCCTAA
- a CDS encoding GtrA family protein, with product MKDILLQAEIAISRFYPDYRKLVKSLMVGVLATLVDMAILFALDHYVGLFYIIAKIISYHVGMGVSFYLNKTFTFRNTYEKYHHQLASFALVAYSQMALTVALLFVLVQFIFQNDATLYVMIANVIVAFIGFIYAFTINKSVTFKIFK from the coding sequence GTGAAGGACATATTATTACAGGCAGAGATCGCCATTTCGAGATTCTACCCCGACTACCGGAAGCTGGTAAAGTCGCTGATGGTGGGCGTGCTTGCCACGCTCGTCGACATGGCGATACTGTTCGCACTGGATCACTATGTCGGCCTCTTCTACATCATCGCGAAGATCATTTCCTATCACGTTGGCATGGGCGTGAGCTTCTACCTTAACAAGACCTTCACGTTCAGGAACACCTATGAGAAATACCACCATCAGCTGGCGTCTTTCGCGCTGGTAGCATACTCTCAGATGGCTTTAACGGTAGCCCTGCTATTCGTTCTGGTCCAGTTCATCTTCCAGAACGACGCGACTCTCTACGTCATGATCGCCAACGTCATTGTAGCCTTCATCGGCTTCATCTACGCTTTTACGATCAACAAGTCGGTGACGTTTAAGATATTCAAATAA
- the hisH gene encoding imidazole glycerol phosphate synthase subunit HisH, which yields MKIAIIDYGAGNLNSVARGLAFVGTPGRITGDPAEIEAADALVLPGVGAFEACMRQVEPLKKVILERVDAGVPLLGICLGMQMFYEASEENGRHEGLKIVPGTVSRFAGGLKVPHMGWNSLSVEREHPLLKGIETGSYVYFVHSYRAEVSPCTVASADYGGAFTAIVSNDAGNAVGTQFHPEKSGPVGLRMLKNFAEMI from the coding sequence GTGAAGATCGCGATAATCGACTATGGTGCAGGCAACCTGAACAGCGTGGCAAGAGGCCTCGCCTTCGTCGGGACGCCGGGCAGGATCACCGGCGATCCCGCAGAGATCGAGGCTGCGGACGCGCTCGTCCTCCCCGGGGTCGGAGCTTTCGAAGCCTGCATGCGCCAGGTCGAGCCGTTAAAAAAGGTCATCCTGGAGCGCGTCGATGCCGGAGTGCCTCTGCTCGGCATCTGCCTCGGCATGCAGATGTTCTACGAGGCCAGCGAAGAGAACGGCCGGCACGAGGGACTCAAGATTGTCCCCGGCACGGTATCCCGGTTTGCGGGAGGCCTGAAAGTCCCCCACATGGGCTGGAATTCGCTGTCCGTAGAGCGGGAGCATCCGCTGCTCAAGGGCATCGAGACTGGCAGCTACGTCTATTTTGTCCACTCGTACAGGGCTGAAGTAAGCCCCTGTACCGTGGCATCAGCGGACTATGGAGGGGCCTTTACAGCCATCGTCTCCAACGATGCCGGCAACGCCGTAGGCACCCAGTTCCACCCGGAGAAAAGCGGCCCTGTCGGACTAAGGATGCTTAAAAATTTCGCAGAGATGATTTAA
- a CDS encoding phosphoadenosine phosphosulfate reductase domain-containing protein, producing MSHVYLGKLTLFWCDACNVPVLGKRCAKCGNETRRVEVTPPGDIRPAFPFDVDLINRAIADGFGHEGMIQDKVVVLNKAPYEDRLDEIYVDGRMFGAVRFDPVRLRWIFMPRPYAAKQMKLTKGFVIADKGAEKPLLGSSNMLGPGVVGCDESIQIDDEVIVLVNGRPVAMGRAKMTGADMKARKKGVAVKTRWNGYDDHAVPAGGQTWDDAIAANANYIDGFESEGISFAKRVAAEKNLPVTVSYSGGKDSLATLLIVRKALPDFDVMYINTGLEFPETTANVHEVAEKYQLKLKVAEAESFWAAAPKFGPPSVEARWCCKVCKLGPITDLIENSYPEGCLSFIGQRRYESEVRAKSLRVWQNPWVGNQISASPIQNWTALHIWLYLFREKAPYNPLYERGFDRIGCWLCPSASLADYEYVRQQHPEMWQQWEAFLLDYCKKVGLSPGYVTYGLWRWKRLPPQWEEIRKALGITTTTPEGKVEALEFNVVCGHRPCKDGSVSAEGSFDAPLDLERLEVMLRPLGEIKTIDGVLFIPSAEGSVQVFATGTVVARGKDEAAVGETIRLAENAIRRGMLCTGCGVCVGACPINAITKENHKASISEACNACGECISICPLVKFRRSGGQ from the coding sequence ATGAGCCACGTTTATCTTGGAAAGCTGACGCTGTTCTGGTGTGACGCCTGCAACGTGCCCGTGCTCGGCAAAAGGTGCGCGAAGTGCGGGAACGAGACGCGACGGGTAGAGGTCACGCCGCCCGGCGACATCAGGCCGGCCTTCCCCTTCGACGTCGATCTCATAAACCGGGCGATCGCCGATGGCTTCGGCCACGAAGGCATGATCCAGGATAAAGTTGTCGTGCTCAACAAGGCTCCGTACGAGGACCGGCTCGACGAGATCTACGTGGACGGCCGGATGTTCGGCGCCGTCAGGTTCGACCCGGTCAGGCTCAGGTGGATTTTCATGCCCAGGCCCTATGCGGCTAAACAGATGAAGCTGACCAAGGGCTTCGTGATCGCCGACAAAGGGGCGGAAAAGCCCCTGCTTGGCAGCTCCAACATGCTTGGCCCCGGGGTGGTCGGCTGTGACGAGTCTATCCAGATCGACGACGAGGTCATAGTACTGGTCAACGGCAGGCCGGTGGCTATGGGCAGGGCCAAGATGACGGGCGCCGACATGAAGGCCAGGAAAAAGGGTGTGGCGGTCAAGACCCGGTGGAACGGCTACGATGACCACGCCGTCCCGGCCGGGGGCCAGACCTGGGACGATGCGATAGCCGCTAACGCAAACTATATCGACGGCTTCGAGAGCGAAGGCATCAGCTTCGCGAAGAGGGTGGCTGCAGAGAAGAACCTGCCCGTCACTGTCTCGTACTCCGGCGGCAAGGACAGCCTGGCCACGCTGCTGATCGTGAGGAAAGCCCTGCCGGACTTCGATGTGATGTACATCAATACAGGGCTGGAGTTCCCTGAGACCACGGCCAACGTGCACGAGGTGGCAGAGAAGTACCAGCTGAAGCTGAAGGTGGCCGAGGCTGAGTCCTTCTGGGCAGCGGCCCCCAAGTTCGGGCCTCCGTCGGTTGAGGCACGCTGGTGCTGCAAGGTCTGCAAGCTCGGCCCGATCACCGACCTGATTGAGAACAGCTACCCTGAGGGCTGCCTTTCCTTCATTGGCCAGCGCCGGTACGAGTCCGAGGTCCGGGCGAAGAGCCTGCGGGTCTGGCAAAACCCATGGGTGGGCAACCAGATCAGCGCGTCGCCCATCCAGAACTGGACCGCCCTGCACATCTGGCTCTACCTGTTCCGGGAGAAAGCGCCCTACAATCCGTTATACGAGCGGGGCTTCGACCGGATCGGGTGCTGGCTGTGCCCGAGCGCCAGCCTGGCCGACTATGAATACGTCCGGCAGCAGCACCCCGAAATGTGGCAGCAGTGGGAGGCTTTCCTGCTGGACTACTGTAAAAAGGTAGGGCTGTCCCCCGGCTACGTGACCTACGGCCTCTGGCGGTGGAAGCGCCTGCCCCCGCAATGGGAGGAGATCCGCAAGGCTCTGGGTATCACGACTACTACACCTGAGGGTAAGGTGGAAGCCCTGGAGTTCAACGTCGTCTGCGGCCATCGCCCGTGCAAGGACGGCTCCGTGAGCGCCGAGGGCAGCTTCGACGCCCCGCTGGATCTGGAGAGGCTCGAAGTCATGCTCAGGCCGCTGGGCGAGATCAAGACCATAGACGGAGTCCTCTTCATTCCTTCCGCAGAGGGGAGCGTACAGGTCTTCGCCACCGGCACTGTAGTGGCCAGGGGCAAGGACGAAGCAGCAGTGGGAGAGACCATCCGGCTGGCCGAAAATGCCATCAGGAGAGGCATGCTGTGCACCGGCTGCGGGGTGTGCGTGGGCGCATGCCCCATAAACGCTATAACTAAGGAGAACCACAAAGCTAGCATCAGCGAGGCATGCAACGCATGTGGTGAATGTATCTCCATCTGCCCCCTCGTCAAATTCAGGAGAAGCGGAGGACAGTAA
- a CDS encoding nucleotide exchange factor GrpE, which produces MMNDRAARSVAPQGKDTPAGLSSLEERYAQELMTRTQGFRDVLLSYMKEVQKERISMANNLEVQLLSLIEVCDGLSGYIRQYEGKNVEGFGWIVTVYSSLLQRLEQAGVAKIPIEKGEPFDDIRHEIINLADRPPKILVRPTVRYVAMPGYYLKNKVLRKARVEVDWAPRPGVSGR; this is translated from the coding sequence ATGATGAACGATAGAGCAGCACGATCAGTAGCCCCGCAGGGAAAAGACACACCTGCCGGCCTGTCGAGTCTGGAAGAAAGGTACGCACAGGAGCTCATGACCAGGACACAAGGCTTCAGAGACGTGCTTTTGAGTTATATGAAAGAGGTACAAAAAGAAAGGATCAGCATGGCCAACAACCTGGAGGTACAGCTACTCAGCTTGATAGAGGTCTGCGACGGCCTTTCTGGTTACATCCGGCAGTATGAAGGTAAAAACGTAGAAGGGTTCGGATGGATAGTGACCGTTTATTCCAGCCTGCTGCAGAGGCTTGAGCAGGCAGGGGTAGCAAAGATACCGATCGAAAAGGGCGAGCCCTTTGACGATATCAGGCACGAGATCATCAATCTCGCGGACCGTCCCCCCAAAATTCTCGTAAGGCCGACTGTCCGGTACGTGGCGATGCCGGGATATTACCTGAAAAACAAAGTGTTGCGCAAGGCTCGAGTGGAAGTAGACTGGGCACCCAGGCCGGGAGTATCCGGGCGGTGA